A single region of the Sphingobium sp. EP60837 genome encodes:
- a CDS encoding Tim44/TimA family putative adaptor protein, producing the protein MYVIVILALIAGFLALRLYSVLGKRTGHEQEPALRPAEERAKVTVLQPRPMTDLPGDSVRLADGLIASGGELGVRALIAADRNFDVPQFVEGAKAAYKMVLEAFWRGDRSELEWLCDADVLASFEESIAQREAAGHVLDNRLVRIEKAQIVDASVNGRIAEVSLRFEADIAAVTRDHDGNVVAGSLTDAVGTNDIWTFTRDLRSTDPNWKLSETDEAA; encoded by the coding sequence GTGTATGTAATTGTCATCCTCGCCCTCATCGCCGGTTTTCTGGCGCTGCGGCTCTATTCCGTCCTCGGTAAGCGGACGGGGCATGAGCAGGAGCCTGCGCTGCGTCCGGCCGAGGAGCGGGCTAAAGTGACTGTGCTTCAGCCGCGTCCGATGACCGACCTTCCCGGTGATTCGGTTCGCCTTGCCGATGGCCTGATCGCTTCGGGTGGCGAATTGGGCGTGCGCGCGCTGATCGCCGCTGACCGCAACTTCGACGTGCCGCAATTCGTCGAAGGCGCGAAGGCTGCGTACAAAATGGTGCTCGAAGCCTTCTGGCGCGGCGACCGTTCGGAACTGGAATGGCTCTGCGACGCCGATGTACTGGCGTCCTTCGAAGAATCGATCGCGCAGCGTGAAGCGGCTGGCCATGTCCTCGACAATCGCCTGGTCCGCATCGAAAAGGCGCAGATCGTCGATGCGAGCGTCAACGGCCGGATCGCCGAAGTGTCGCTGCGGTTCGAAGCCGACATCGCCGCCGTCACCCGCGACCATGATGGCAATGTCGTTGCCGGGTCGCTGACCGACGCGGTCGGCACAAACGACATCTGGACCTTCACGCGTGACCTGCGCAGCACTGATCCCAACTGGAAGCTCAGCGAAACCGACGAGGCTGCATGA
- the secB gene encoding protein-export chaperone SecB, with amino-acid sequence MADEADSIQTANVGNGADTSPQIALISQYVKDLSFENPNAPTVYQWPDQPQIDVQFNIGADKVGEEVVEVSLKIEVKATAPQGTAFAVELLYAAIFGMRNVPDEQLQPFMLAEAPRLIFPFARRVLADAIRDGGFPPLLLDPIDFGALYEQQAQAIAQTAGEPAGHA; translated from the coding sequence ATGGCCGACGAAGCCGATAGCATCCAGACCGCCAACGTGGGCAACGGCGCGGACACGAGTCCGCAAATCGCGCTGATCAGCCAATATGTGAAAGACCTGTCGTTCGAAAACCCGAACGCTCCGACCGTCTATCAGTGGCCGGACCAGCCGCAGATCGACGTCCAGTTCAACATCGGCGCCGACAAGGTCGGCGAAGAAGTGGTCGAGGTTTCGCTGAAGATCGAAGTGAAGGCGACCGCACCGCAAGGCACCGCCTTTGCCGTCGAACTGCTCTATGCCGCGATCTTCGGCATGCGCAACGTGCCCGACGAACAGCTTCAGCCCTTCATGCTGGCCGAAGCGCCGCGCCTCATCTTCCCTTTCGCCCGCCGCGTGCTGGCGGACGCGATCCGCGACGGCGGCTTCCCGCCGCTGCTGCTGGACCCGATCGATTTTGGCGCTCTTTACGAACAGCAGGCGCAGGCCATTGCACAGACGGCGGGTGAGCCGGCCGGCCACGCCTGA
- the murJ gene encoding murein biosynthesis integral membrane protein MurJ yields MKLVKALGSVGGLTLASRVLALVRDSLAARYVGAGFASDAFNGVAFRLPNMFRALFAEGAFSAAFIPMFNRKAAGPGGVAEGYHFAERALAVLLPVLILFTVVLVAAAWPITWLLSGGFSRQNPTPEQFAFAVLLSRITLPYLALISLASLLGGILNSLDKFWVNAAAPILLNLAMIAGLWLFHGADEYETARVQAISVTVGGALQLLWLIWACRRAGVSMKLKRPRLDADVRELLRLIVPAAAGAGASQINLLISTALSGWLLASGSITYIYYADRLNQLPLGLIGIGLGTILLPTISRLLSTGQDAVAMETQNRGIELALFLTLPATIAFITVAEPIVRGLFQYGRFTVEDARRCGWALSAFSIGLPSYVLVKVLTPGYYARGDTKTPVRYAMLSILINIIGNIALIPLMARVGLGHVAPPLATALSSTVNVAMLYATLVKRGHFTADAQLRRRLPRLALAALVMGGALLAGESLLEPWLGGAMVQRYIALAMLVGAGIALYGVACFLTGAYRVSDLKALMRRRGSTATSKNG; encoded by the coding sequence GTGAAACTCGTCAAAGCGCTTGGCTCGGTCGGCGGGCTGACGCTTGCCAGCCGCGTGCTGGCGCTGGTGCGGGATTCGCTGGCCGCTCGCTATGTCGGCGCGGGTTTCGCGTCGGACGCCTTCAATGGCGTGGCCTTCCGTCTGCCCAACATGTTCCGCGCTCTCTTTGCAGAGGGCGCCTTTTCCGCCGCCTTCATCCCGATGTTCAATCGCAAGGCCGCCGGACCGGGAGGTGTTGCGGAAGGCTATCATTTCGCCGAGCGCGCGCTGGCCGTGCTGCTGCCAGTCCTGATCCTTTTCACCGTCGTGCTGGTCGCCGCGGCCTGGCCCATCACCTGGCTGTTGTCGGGCGGATTTTCGCGGCAGAACCCGACACCTGAACAATTCGCGTTCGCGGTGCTGCTGTCTCGCATCACACTGCCCTATCTGGCGTTGATCAGCCTTGCCTCGCTGCTGGGCGGCATATTGAACTCACTCGACAAATTCTGGGTCAATGCGGCCGCGCCGATCCTGCTCAACCTGGCGATGATTGCCGGGCTGTGGCTGTTCCATGGCGCGGATGAATATGAAACCGCGCGGGTCCAGGCTATTTCGGTGACCGTCGGCGGCGCGCTGCAATTGCTCTGGCTGATATGGGCCTGCCGCCGCGCGGGCGTGTCGATGAAATTGAAGCGGCCACGCCTGGACGCCGACGTACGCGAGCTGTTGCGCCTGATCGTGCCCGCAGCAGCGGGCGCTGGCGCGTCGCAGATCAACTTGCTGATCTCGACCGCCCTGTCGGGGTGGCTGCTGGCGTCGGGATCGATCACCTATATTTATTATGCCGACCGGTTGAACCAGCTGCCGCTGGGGCTGATTGGCATTGGCCTGGGCACCATATTGTTGCCGACGATCTCGCGCCTGCTATCGACCGGGCAGGACGCCGTGGCGATGGAAACGCAAAATCGGGGGATCGAGCTGGCGCTGTTCCTCACCTTACCCGCAACCATCGCCTTCATCACCGTGGCTGAGCCGATCGTGCGGGGCCTGTTCCAATATGGGCGTTTCACGGTCGAGGATGCGCGCCGGTGCGGCTGGGCGCTGTCGGCCTTTTCAATCGGCCTGCCATCCTATGTCCTCGTGAAGGTGCTGACGCCCGGCTATTATGCGCGCGGCGACACGAAAACGCCCGTTCGTTATGCGATGCTTTCGATCCTTATCAACATCATCGGCAATATCGCACTGATCCCGCTGATGGCCCGCGTGGGACTGGGGCATGTCGCGCCGCCGCTGGCCACCGCGCTGTCCTCCACCGTCAACGTCGCGATGCTTTATGCAACACTGGTGAAGCGCGGCCATTTCACGGCCGATGCTCAGCTACGCCGGCGGCTACCCCGCCTCGCGCTGGCGGCGCTGGTGATGGGCGGCGCGCTGCTGGCGGGGGAAAGCTTGTTAGAGCCGTGGCTCGGCGGCGCGATGGTCCAGCGTTACATAGCTCTCGCCATGCTTGTCGGCGCGGGGATCGCCCTTTACGGGGTGGCCTGTTTCCTTACGGGCGCTTATCGGGTGTCCGACCTCAAGGCGCTGATGCGCCGTCGGGGATCAACCGCAACATCGAAGAACGGATAG
- the trpS gene encoding tryptophan--tRNA ligase: MRVLSGIQPTGNLHLGNYLGAIRNWVRMQDEMDASSQCFFFLADMHSITAHEGREQRIRNVRDMAAALVAAGIDPDRSVLFNQARVPAHAELCWLLNGTARIGWLNRMTQFKDKAGKNREGASIGLFVYPVLQAADILVYNATHVPVGEDQKQHLELARDIATKFNTDFGVELFTLPDPIIPKESARIMSFRDGTAKMSKSDPSDMSRINLTDDDDAIMQKVRKAKTDPEPLPERAEGLVGRSEANNLVGIYATLAGMSADAVCAEFAGKGFGAFKPALGELLVETLRPIRTRFLELRTDDAALDAILKKGAAKASAAAEPTLRAAYDAMGLMR, translated from the coding sequence ATGCGCGTCCTTTCCGGCATCCAGCCGACCGGCAATCTACACCTGGGCAATTATCTGGGCGCGATCCGCAACTGGGTGCGGATGCAGGATGAGATGGACGCGAGCAGCCAGTGCTTCTTCTTCCTGGCGGACATGCATTCGATCACCGCGCATGAAGGGCGCGAGCAGCGCATCCGCAATGTGCGCGACATGGCGGCGGCTCTGGTCGCGGCCGGGATCGATCCGGATCGGTCGGTGCTGTTCAACCAGGCCCGTGTTCCGGCCCATGCAGAGCTGTGCTGGTTGCTGAACGGCACCGCGCGGATCGGCTGGCTCAACCGCATGACCCAATTCAAGGACAAGGCGGGCAAGAACCGCGAGGGCGCATCGATCGGACTGTTCGTCTATCCCGTCCTGCAGGCAGCCGACATCCTCGTCTATAACGCCACCCATGTGCCCGTGGGCGAGGACCAGAAGCAGCATCTGGAACTGGCGCGCGACATCGCCACCAAGTTCAACACCGACTTTGGGGTGGAGTTGTTCACCCTGCCCGATCCGATCATCCCCAAGGAGTCGGCGCGCATCATGTCCTTTCGCGATGGCACGGCGAAAATGTCCAAGTCCGATCCCAGCGACATGAGCCGCATCAACCTGACCGACGATGACGACGCGATCATGCAGAAGGTGAGGAAGGCGAAGACCGATCCCGAACCGCTGCCTGAGCGCGCAGAGGGCCTTGTGGGGCGGTCGGAGGCGAACAACCTTGTCGGCATCTATGCGACGCTGGCCGGGATGAGCGCCGACGCAGTGTGCGCAGAATTTGCTGGCAAGGGCTTTGGCGCGTTCAAGCCTGCGCTGGGCGAGTTGCTGGTGGAGACGCTTCGGCCGATCCGCACCCGCTTCCTGGAACTGCGCACCGACGATGCCGCGTTGGATGCGATCCTGAAAAAGGGAGCCGCCAAAGCGTCGGCTGCGGCCGAACCGACGCTGCGCGCCGCCTATGACGCAATGGGCCTGATGCGCTGA
- a CDS encoding DUF4136 domain-containing protein, with the protein MTLFKKIGLAAAPALALVALSGCATSFKADVARFQQLPAPAGQSFIIVADDPRLAGGLEFSQYAGLVGQRLSQTGYVPASDPARADLIVRVAYHVDNGREKVRSTGFGPPDPFFYGGWGWRGRWGRPWGYGFYDPWLFGPGYSDVSSYTVYTSDLSMKIDRAADNRRLFEGKASAQSLSNRLTYLVPNLIDAMFTGFPGQNGENVKITLPPERKG; encoded by the coding sequence ATGACTCTTTTCAAGAAGATCGGACTGGCTGCGGCGCCCGCTCTGGCGCTGGTGGCCCTGTCTGGCTGCGCGACGTCGTTCAAGGCGGACGTGGCCCGCTTCCAGCAGCTACCCGCCCCCGCCGGGCAGAGCTTCATCATCGTAGCCGACGATCCGCGCCTGGCAGGCGGTCTTGAATTTTCGCAATATGCGGGCCTCGTCGGCCAACGCTTGTCGCAGACGGGCTATGTGCCTGCGAGCGATCCGGCGCGAGCCGACCTGATCGTCCGCGTCGCCTATCATGTCGATAATGGACGGGAGAAGGTGCGATCGACCGGCTTCGGTCCGCCCGATCCATTCTTCTACGGCGGTTGGGGCTGGCGCGGGCGTTGGGGCCGTCCATGGGGGTATGGCTTTTATGATCCCTGGCTGTTCGGCCCAGGATATAGCGATGTCAGCAGCTATACCGTCTATACCAGCGATCTTAGCATGAAGATCGACCGGGCGGCGGATAACCGGCGGCTGTTTGAAGGCAAGGCGAGCGCGCAGTCGCTGTCAAACAGGCTGACTTATCTGGTGCCCAATTTGATCGACGCCATGTTCACGGGCTTTCCGGGGCAGAATGGCGAGAATGTGAAAATCACCCTGCCGCCTGAGCGAAAAGGCTGA
- a CDS encoding peptidylprolyl isomerase, protein MIRSAALLLAALLSLSPAAAQPAPAPPPADVRVALDTGAGRIVIAVHADKAPITARNFLRYVDQKRFDGTSFYRGVGSPDYGFVQGGTQNAPARVLPPIAHEPTTQTGLTHDDGALSMARYAPGSATGDFFIVLGKMPGMDAHPEAAGDNQGFAVFAHVVDGMDAVRAILVAPKSATAGEGVMKGQMLDQPVTILTARRLP, encoded by the coding sequence ATGATCCGCTCCGCCGCCCTGCTGCTCGCCGCTCTCCTGTCCCTCTCACCCGCTGCCGCGCAGCCCGCGCCGGCGCCTCCACCAGCCGACGTACGCGTCGCGCTCGATACCGGCGCGGGGCGCATCGTCATCGCGGTCCATGCGGACAAGGCGCCCATCACCGCACGCAATTTCCTGCGCTATGTCGATCAGAAGAGGTTTGACGGCACCAGCTTCTATCGCGGCGTCGGCTCGCCCGATTATGGTTTCGTCCAAGGCGGCACGCAAAATGCTCCGGCGCGCGTCCTGCCGCCCATCGCGCATGAGCCGACCACGCAAACCGGCCTCACCCATGATGACGGCGCACTCTCCATGGCCCGCTACGCGCCGGGGAGCGCGACAGGCGACTTCTTCATCGTGCTGGGCAAGATGCCCGGCATGGACGCCCATCCCGAAGCCGCTGGCGATAATCAGGGCTTTGCCGTCTTCGCCCATGTGGTGGACGGGATGGACGCCGTCCGCGCGATCCTCGTCGCGCCCAAATCGGCCACGGCGGGCGAGGGCGTAATGAAGGGCCAGATGCTCGACCAACCCGTCACGATACTGACTGCTCGCCGGCTTCCCTGA
- the dnaA gene encoding chromosomal replication initiator protein DnaA — MKGLAAVSGNSSAQASHDHARLESAWDAIRTGLRRDIGPRMFDQWLKAGQLGDYCPESQTLDLLFASDFTANFVSGHFGDRLRMAWRCAGVGVREVRLRRAPNAVGPRLLEAAPAQDATPALGSVPAEAVAACNFQPRHSFADFVTGDSNHLAFSAAQAVAGEAQPRFSPLFIHGSTGQGKTHLLHAIAQHFSIHSPSAPVLYMSAERFMMEFVNAMRANETMLFKARLRAARLLLIDDIQFIAGKGSTQEEFLHTINDLIDSGARIVVTADRAPQMLDSIDARILSRLAGGLVADIRPADLDLRLAILEAKRAIAGDPPVPDAVVDFLARSIRSNIRELEGAFNKLIAYGQLTGRSVDLEFAQSMLADAVRANARRITVDEIQKVCAAHYKIDASEMRSKRRARAVARPRQVAMYLAKKMTPRSLPEIGRIFGGRDHSTVIHAVRTIEELRQTNADIDADIRALLRQLEN, encoded by the coding sequence ATGAAGGGTTTAGCGGCAGTGTCAGGAAATTCGAGCGCTCAGGCTTCGCATGATCATGCGCGCCTCGAATCCGCCTGGGACGCCATCCGTACGGGGCTCCGCCGGGATATCGGTCCGCGCATGTTCGACCAGTGGCTAAAGGCTGGCCAACTGGGCGACTATTGCCCGGAATCCCAGACGCTGGATCTGCTGTTCGCGTCCGACTTCACCGCCAATTTCGTGTCCGGCCATTTCGGCGACCGGCTGCGCATGGCTTGGCGTTGTGCAGGTGTCGGCGTGCGGGAGGTGCGGCTGCGCCGTGCGCCCAATGCAGTCGGTCCGCGCCTGCTCGAAGCCGCTCCGGCGCAGGACGCTACCCCGGCGCTCGGCTCCGTCCCGGCCGAAGCCGTCGCCGCCTGCAATTTCCAGCCGCGCCACAGCTTCGCCGATTTCGTTACGGGCGATTCCAACCATCTCGCCTTTTCGGCGGCGCAGGCCGTCGCTGGCGAAGCTCAGCCGCGTTTCAGCCCGCTCTTCATCCATGGCAGCACCGGGCAGGGCAAGACGCACCTGCTGCACGCCATCGCCCAGCATTTCTCCATCCATTCGCCGAGCGCGCCGGTACTCTACATGTCGGCCGAGCGGTTCATGATGGAATTTGTGAACGCCATGCGCGCGAATGAAACCATGCTGTTCAAGGCGCGCCTGCGTGCTGCGCGGCTGCTGCTGATCGATGATATCCAGTTCATCGCTGGCAAGGGATCGACGCAGGAAGAATTTCTCCACACGATCAACGACCTCATCGATTCGGGCGCTCGCATCGTCGTCACGGCCGACCGTGCGCCGCAGATGCTTGATTCGATCGACGCCCGCATCCTCTCGCGCCTTGCGGGGGGGCTGGTGGCGGACATTCGCCCGGCCGACCTCGACCTACGCCTCGCCATCCTGGAGGCCAAGCGGGCCATCGCGGGCGATCCGCCCGTGCCTGACGCGGTTGTGGATTTCCTCGCCCGTTCGATCCGCTCGAACATCCGCGAGTTGGAGGGCGCATTCAACAAGCTGATCGCCTATGGCCAATTGACCGGCCGCTCGGTCGATCTCGAATTTGCACAGAGCATGCTGGCCGACGCCGTCCGCGCCAACGCCCGCCGCATCACCGTGGACGAAATTCAGAAGGTCTGCGCCGCACATTATAAGATCGACGCGTCCGAGATGCGCTCGAAGCGCCGCGCCCGCGCCGTCGCTCGTCCGCGTCAGGTCGCCATGTATCTCGCCAAGAAGATGACGCCGCGTTCGCTTCCCGAAATCGGCCGCATCTTCGGCGGCCGTGATCACAGCACGGTCATTCACGCCGTTCGCACGATAGAGGAATTGCGCCAGACCAACGCGGATATCGACGCGGACATTCGCGCGCTGCTGCGTCAGTTGGAAAACTGA
- the rpsT gene encoding 30S ribosomal protein S20: protein MANTPQAKKRIRRNERRAEINGARISRIRTLVKKVEAALAAGDKAAAAAALQTVQPELARGVARGVVHKNTAARKFGRLTKRVSALA, encoded by the coding sequence ATGGCCAATACGCCGCAAGCCAAGAAGCGCATCCGCCGCAACGAACGCCGTGCCGAAATCAACGGCGCCCGCATCAGCCGGATCCGCACCCTGGTGAAGAAGGTCGAAGCTGCTCTCGCCGCTGGCGACAAGGCGGCTGCGGCTGCGGCGCTGCAGACGGTCCAGCCGGAACTGGCGCGCGGCGTGGCCCGCGGCGTCGTGCACAAGAATACTGCGGCCCGCAAGTTCGGCCGCCTGACGAAGCGCGTCAGCGCGCTCGCCTGA
- the mutM gene encoding bifunctional DNA-formamidopyrimidine glycosylase/DNA-(apurinic or apyrimidinic site) lyase, with product MPELPEVETTVAGLRSVLEGAVLTRVEPRRSDLRFPIPVDLRQRLTGATVTSLSRRAKYGLIETDRGDTLIFHLGMSGRWRIDPAEIGAHDHLLLETGAGRLLSLNDPRRFGSLDLVRSDAWQTYAPFTRMGPEPLGPGFSAAYLAQALKGKATSIKAALLDQRIVAGLGNIYVCEALNMAGISPMREAGRISRARLALLADAIRDVLTAAIAAGGSTLRDYARPDGELGYFSKQWRVYGREGESCTCGGLIRRRVDGGRSTFYCPKCQK from the coding sequence ATGCCCGAACTGCCGGAAGTCGAAACCACCGTCGCAGGCCTGCGCTCGGTTTTGGAGGGCGCCGTCCTTACCCGCGTCGAGCCGCGCCGCTCCGACCTGCGTTTCCCGATCCCGGTGGACCTGCGGCAGCGGTTGACCGGCGCGACCGTCACCTCGCTCTCCCGCCGTGCCAAATATGGACTTATCGAAACGGATCGCGGCGATACGCTCATCTTTCACCTGGGCATGTCGGGGCGCTGGCGGATCGATCCGGCGGAGATCGGCGCGCATGACCATCTGCTGCTGGAGACAGGGGCGGGTCGGCTGCTCTCCTTGAATGATCCCCGGCGCTTCGGTTCGCTTGATCTGGTGCGCAGCGATGCCTGGCAAACCTATGCACCGTTCACGCGCATGGGGCCGGAACCTTTGGGACCCGGTTTCTCCGCCGCCTATCTCGCGCAAGCGCTGAAGGGGAAGGCGACGTCCATCAAGGCCGCGCTGCTCGACCAGCGCATAGTCGCGGGGTTGGGCAATATCTACGTCTGCGAGGCGCTCAACATGGCCGGGATTTCCCCGATGCGCGAAGCAGGGCGGATCAGCCGCGCCCGCCTCGCACTGCTGGCCGATGCGATTCGCGACGTGTTAACGGCCGCCATTGCTGCGGGGGGCTCAACTCTGCGTGATTATGCCCGGCCGGACGGGGAGCTAGGTTATTTCTCCAAACAGTGGCGCGTCTATGGCCGGGAGGGTGAAAGCTGCACCTGTGGCGGGCTGATCCGGCGTCGCGTGGATGGGGGGCGGTCCACCTTTTACTGCCCAAAATGCCAGAAATAG
- a CDS encoding class I SAM-dependent methyltransferase, whose translation MNDTASFGYRDVDASEKQGMVRAVFSNVASKYDLMNDAMSVGAHRLWKDQFIGRVKPRKDEAILDMAGGTGDIAFRLAKHGARVTVSDINPEMLAVGVERAKKKGLEGLIWSEQNAEELTFKDRSFDAYTIAFGIRNVTHIDKALREAHRVLKFGGRFFCLEFSTTTWPGFSDVYDVYSHRLVPKLGKLLADDEDSYRYLIESIRRFPPMPEFERMIREAGFVHTKIEPILGGLVAIHSGWKI comes from the coding sequence ATGAACGACACTGCTTCTTTCGGCTATCGCGATGTGGATGCTTCTGAAAAGCAGGGGATGGTGCGGGCCGTCTTTTCCAATGTCGCGTCCAAATATGACCTGATGAACGACGCCATGTCCGTGGGCGCACACCGGCTTTGGAAGGACCAGTTCATCGGGCGTGTGAAGCCGCGCAAGGATGAAGCGATCCTGGACATGGCGGGCGGCACGGGCGATATCGCCTTCCGCTTGGCTAAGCATGGTGCGCGGGTCACGGTGTCGGACATCAACCCGGAAATGCTGGCCGTCGGTGTCGAGCGGGCCAAGAAGAAGGGGCTCGAAGGGCTGATCTGGTCGGAACAGAATGCGGAAGAGCTGACGTTCAAAGACCGCAGCTTCGATGCCTATACGATCGCCTTCGGCATCCGCAATGTGACGCATATCGACAAGGCGCTGCGTGAGGCCCACCGGGTGCTGAAGTTCGGCGGGCGCTTTTTCTGCCTGGAATTTTCGACCACCACCTGGCCGGGCTTTTCCGATGTATATGATGTCTATTCGCATCGGCTGGTGCCCAAGCTCGGCAAGCTGTTGGCGGATGACGAGGACAGCTATCGTTACCTCATCGAATCGATCCGCCGCTTTCCGCCGATGCCCGAGTTTGAGCGGATGATCCGGGAGGCCGGGTTCGTCCACACGAAGATCGAGCCGATCCTGGGCGGATTGGTGGCGATCCATTCGGGGTGGAAGATTTGA
- the ubiB gene encoding 2-polyprenylphenol 6-hydroxylase has product MPSHLTHIWRLLKWGRTLARHGALRGIERDPLTPTPVRRLVRLARVGARVPKQPRYADAFQAIGPAAIKLGQTLATRPDLVGEQAADDLLRLQDALPPVPFATVRAQIEQSFGRPLESMYRDFDEVPVGAASIAQVHRAITQDGRDVAVKVIRPGVTDQFNRDIQTYEWAAAHMEMLGGEASRLRPRLVIANMKRWTARELDLRREAASASELSEAMEAMPGYRVPAIDWDRTTGKVMTMEWIDGIKISDREALIAAGHDVKDLAARLVNAFLRQAIAEGFFHADMHQGNLFVTANGDIVAIDFGIMGRIDRRARMWLAEILYGLITGNYKRVAEIHFEAQYVPGHHNVEEFATALRAVGEPMRGKPVRELSVGGMLDGLFAITRDFDMQTQPHLLLLQKTMVMVEGVATALDPDINLWETSGPYVREWLRAELGPEAKAADALIENWRTLQRLPGLVRRMEEAFPEKGGAPPPPPLSEVRLIRIGGGWRYAAVAGVAAVAGAVVTALLHLQL; this is encoded by the coding sequence ATGCCTTCTCATCTGACGCATATCTGGCGGCTACTGAAATGGGGCCGGACCTTGGCGCGGCATGGGGCGTTGCGGGGGATAGAGCGCGATCCGCTGACGCCGACGCCGGTGCGGCGGCTGGTGCGGCTGGCGCGGGTGGGCGCGCGGGTGCCCAAGCAGCCGCGCTATGCCGATGCGTTTCAGGCGATCGGCCCGGCGGCGATAAAGCTGGGGCAGACGCTGGCCACCCGGCCCGATCTGGTTGGCGAGCAGGCGGCGGACGACCTGCTGCGTCTGCAGGATGCGCTGCCGCCAGTGCCGTTCGCCACAGTGCGAGCACAGATCGAGCAGAGTTTCGGGCGGCCGTTGGAAAGCATGTACCGCGATTTCGATGAAGTGCCGGTCGGCGCGGCTTCGATCGCGCAGGTGCATCGCGCCATCACCCAGGACGGCCGCGACGTGGCGGTGAAGGTGATCCGGCCGGGCGTTACCGATCAGTTTAATCGCGATATCCAGACCTATGAGTGGGCGGCAGCCCATATGGAGATGCTGGGCGGCGAGGCGTCGCGGCTGCGGCCCCGGCTGGTTATCGCCAACATGAAGCGCTGGACCGCTCGCGAGCTGGACTTGCGGCGTGAAGCCGCCTCCGCATCGGAACTGAGCGAAGCGATGGAGGCGATGCCGGGTTATCGCGTCCCCGCCATCGATTGGGATCGCACGACCGGCAAGGTCATGACGATGGAATGGATCGACGGGATCAAGATCTCCGACCGGGAGGCGCTGATCGCGGCGGGCCACGACGTCAAGGACCTGGCCGCCCGGCTGGTCAACGCCTTCCTGCGGCAGGCGATTGCCGAGGGCTTCTTCCATGCCGACATGCATCAGGGCAATCTGTTCGTCACCGCCAATGGCGACATCGTCGCAATCGATTTCGGCATCATGGGCCGGATCGACCGGCGCGCGCGGATGTGGCTGGCGGAGATTCTCTACGGTCTGATCACCGGCAATTACAAGCGCGTGGCCGAGATCCATTTCGAGGCGCAATATGTGCCGGGCCATCATAATGTCGAGGAGTTCGCGACGGCGCTGCGCGCGGTTGGCGAGCCGATGCGCGGAAAGCCGGTACGCGAACTGTCGGTGGGCGGGATGCTGGACGGGCTATTCGCCATCACGCGCGACTTCGACATGCAGACCCAGCCGCACCTGTTGCTGCTGCAGAAGACGATGGTGATGGTGGAGGGCGTCGCGACGGCGCTCGACCCCGACATCAACCTGTGGGAGACAAGCGGCCCCTATGTGCGGGAATGGCTGCGCGCGGAACTGGGCCCGGAGGCCAAGGCGGCCGATGCGTTGATCGAGAATTGGCGGACGCTGCAAAGGCTCCCGGGTCTGGTGCGCCGGATGGAGGAAGCCTTCCCCGAGAAGGGTGGCGCGCCGCCGCCGCCGCCGCTGAGCGAAGTCAGGCTGATCCGCATCGGCGGCGGGTGGCGCTATGCCGCTGTCGCGGGTGTTGCTGCGGTGGCTGGAGCGGTCGTTACGGCGCTGCTACATCTGCAGCTATGA